The following proteins are co-located in the Schistocerca nitens isolate TAMUIC-IGC-003100 chromosome 2, iqSchNite1.1, whole genome shotgun sequence genome:
- the LOC126236417 gene encoding adenosylhomocysteinase-like 1, protein MSENFGGILLSSKADPSVVTDIPVTDPGTNIHVEGSESFGGQRTKLDAKSSGSSSEDDPVSPREKVQKNSSGATDFCVRNIKQHAFGRREIEIAEQEMPGIMALRKRASDDKPLKSAKIVGCTHINAQTAVLIETLAELGAQVRWAACNIYSTQNEVAAALAEAGFPIFAWRGESEEDFWWCIDKCVNAENWQPNMILDDGGDATHLMLKKYPSLFKSIKGIVEESVTGVHRLYQLSKAGKLSVPAMNVNDSVTKTKFDNLYSCRESIIDSLKRSTDIMFGGKQVVLCGYGEVGKGCSQALKGLGCIVYITEIDPICALQACMDGFRVVKLNEVIRTVDIVITATGNKNVVTREYMDKMKNGCIVCNMGHSNTEIDVNSLRTPDLTWEKVSSQVDHVIWPDGKRIVLLAEGRLVNLSCSSLPSFVVSITSATQALALIELFNAPHGRYKSDVYLLPKKMDEYVASLHLPTFDAHLTELSDEQAKYMGLNKAGPFKPNYYRY, encoded by the exons ATGAGTGAAAATTTTGGCGGGATATTATTATCAAGTAAAGCTGATCCGTCTGTAGTCACTGACATTCCAGTAACCGATCCGGGTACTAATATACATGTGGAAGGATCAGAGTCGTTCGGAGGACAAAGGACAAAACTGGACGCAAAATCATCAG GTAGCAGTTCAGAAGATGATCCTGTTTCTCCAAGAGAAAAGGTGCAGAAGAATTCGTCAGGGGCTACAGATTTTTGTGTGAGAAATATTAAACAGCATGCTTTTGGTAGAAGAGAAATAGAAATTGCTGAGCAGGAGATGCCAGGTATTATGGCACTGCGCAAACGGGCTAGTGACGATAAACCCTTGAAGTCGGCAAAAATTGTTGGTTGTACCCATATTAACGCACAAACTGCCGTTCTAATTGAAACGCTAGCAGAGCTAGGCGCCCAAGTTCGATGGGCAGCATGCAATATTTATTCAACTCAAAATGAAGTTGCTGCTGCATTAGCAGAAGCAGGTTTCCCAATTTTCGCTTGGCGCGGGGAATCCGAAGAAGATTTTTGGTGGTGCATAGACAAATGCGTTAATGCTGAGAATTGGCAACCAAATATGATCCTTGATGATGGAGGAGATGCCACCCACTTAATGTTAAAGAAATATCCTTCCCTCTTCAAAAGCATAAAAGGTATAGTGGAAGAAAGTGTCACAGGAGTGCACCGCCTGTATCAGCTGTCAAAAGCAGGAAAGTTATCAGTGCCTGCGATGAATGTTAACGACTCCGTGACAAAAACGAAGTTTGACAATTTATATAGTTGTAGAGAATCTATTATTGACAGTCTGAAACGATCAACAGATATTATGTTCGGAGGAAAACAGGTTGTCTTATGTGGTTATGGTGAGGTTGGTAAAGGTTGTAGTCAAGCTCTAAAGGGCTTAGGATGCATTGTTTATATAACAGAAATTGATCCTATTTGTGCTTTGCAAGCTTGCATGGATGGGTTTCGCGTAGTCAAATTAAACGAGGTTATACGCACTGTCGATATAGTGATAACTGCCACAGGCAATAAAAATGTTGTAACGCGCGAGTATATGGACAAAATGAAAAACGGTTGCATTGTGTGTAACATGGGACATTCAAACACGGAAATTGATGTGAATAGTCTCCGTACTCCTGATCTCACTTGGGAGAAGGTTAGTTCCCAAGTAGACCATGTTATATGGCCAGATGGAAAAAGGATTGTTCTCCTTGCAGAAGGTCGCCTTGTCAATCTCAGCTGCTCAAGTCTTCCGTCTTTTGTTGTGTCTATCACCTCAGCAACGCAAGCTCTTGCACTTATTGAGTTGTTTAATGCACCTCATGGTCGTTATAAGTCTGATGTGTACCTCTTGCCAAAGAAGATGGATGAGTATGTAGCAAGTTTACATCTCCCAACATTTGATGCTCATCTAACAGAACTTTCTGATGAACAGGCCAAATACATGGGCCTTAACAAGGCAGGGCCGTTCAAGCCGAACTATTATCGCTACTGA